GTTTGTCGAGAAGAGCTTTGCGAACTTCAGGGTAATGACTCACCTTGCTTGCAAAATTGCCGACATCTTCATGAGCGATCAAATCTGTGACGTCTTGATCTTTGAAGAACACGCGCGTGCGCTCTTCATCCATGCGCACACTCCACACCGGATTGTGAGTTAATTCCGTCAACGCTTTGACGTCATCAAGGTCGATTTGCAATTGAAGAGCAGCGAATGCCAAGCCACGATAGAAAGCACCTGTAGAAACCCAATTCCAGCCCAAACGACGAGCCAATTCGCGACTCACCGAAGATTTTCCAGAGGCCGCAGGCCCGTCTATCGTAATGACCATTCCCATATATCTCCAAACCAAACTAAAGAGGTGGAATCTCTTTCAGAACCTCAGCGAGGGCCTGCAGAGCCGCCTCATTTTCGTGCTCCAACCCTACACTCAAACGCAGATGCGTCTTGAACCCATAGTTCAATAGCGGTCTCATAATAATACCGCGACGTAACAAGGCTTCATTCACCTTGGCGGCGTCACGGAGGGTGTCAAACATGACAAAATTCCCTTGAGATGGAATGTAAGGCAGGCCTAATTCTTCTAACTTCTTGTAGAAGTAATCAAGCCCTTTCCAGCAAATCTGCTGCGAACGCTCAATAAATTCTTTATCTTGCAGAGCCGCATTTGCAGCCACTTGCGCTAAATCGTTGACATTAAAAGGTTTGCGCACGCGGTTAAAGACTTCCACCACCTCCGGCGGAGCAATCATAGCGCCCAAGCGGAAACCCGCCAAACCATAGATCTTCGAGAAAGTGCGCAGAACGATCAGATTCTTATATTTATTGATGTATTTTTGCGCAGAAACATACTGCGGATCGCGCACGAATTCATTGTAAGCTTCGTCGAAAACGATCATCACATCGTCGCGATTCCCCACTTTTTCAAAGAACGCTTCCATCTCGTCTTTCGTTGCGAAAGTCCCCGTAGGATTGTTCGGATTCGACACGAAAATAAGACGGATATTTTGTTCAGGATGCGCGAAAAAATAATCCGCGATCTTTGGTAAATCGAAACGATAATCTTTCGTCAAAGGCACACGCAAAATCGCCGCACGATTGGCCTGCGCGCTGACTTCATAGGCATTGAAGGCCGCGACGGAAGTTAAAACGCCCTCTTTCGGCTCACAAAAAATGCGAGTCAACAAATCAATCAGCTCATCACTTCCGTTGCCAATCGCCAATTGTTTGGTCGGAAACCCCCACTCTTTGGAAATCGTCTGCAAAAGTTCATAGTGAGAAGGATCCGGATAAAGATTTTGGCGCGCCAAAGCTTCTTTGACCGCGGCCATCGCTTTCGGGCTAGGACCTAAAGGATTTTCATTACTTGCAAGTTTATAAACTGTTGTGAGTCCGTACTCGCGTTGTGTTTCTGAAATCGGCTTACCAGGTTTGTAGGGAACCAGGTTCAGAATTTCGGGAGAAATCTTCACTTTAGAATCCTTTTCTTAGGGGGATTATTTTGCTATACCTGTGCGACTAGCTTTAACATATTCCAGTGTAATTTCAATAGAGAGCGTTTAAAAATGCAAAACCGTTTCTTGTTAGGCGTGAGTGTCGGAGAATCCTTCGCTGAATACTCGTTCCTGTCAGGCTCAGAGCCCATTTCGCAAAAAAGGGTCTACCTTTCCCGCGAAAATTTAAAACAATCGTTACAACAATTTGTATCGCAGCACGCAGATAAAAAGCTCGAGCACGTTTTCGTCAGCCTGCGCCTTCCTAAAAAACTTTTGAGTTTTCAATTAAGCGGCGCGGTTGCGCACGTCACGACGGAAGGCTTCGAACACTGGTTGAGTCTCTCTGGAAATACGACATTTCCTTTGACCAATAAAGATCTGCTTTTTGCCGTGCGCGAGCGCACTCTGGCTGACGGCACCGTGGAAATTCCTGTCGAAACAGCGGATCTCGAAGCGATTGCCGCGAAGTTGCAAATGATGGACTGTAAAAAAGTCTGTCTTCACTTCCTGCACTCCTCGACACAACCTGAGAATGCGCTTAAGGCGCAACAAGTCTTGAGTGAAAAAGGTTTGGAAGTTTTTATTCCGGAAAAAACAGACAATCCCGATGAAGTGTCACGCTGGAATAAAAACGCCTTGAACGCCACTGTTTCCAGTGTTTTTAGCGAACGCAAGGCCGAGATTCTTTCCGCCCTCGAAGGTGTCGCGAAAGAAAATATTCATTTCATCGACTCTCAAGGACAGCTGTTTCAAGAAGAACCGAGCCGCCAGATTGGCAGCTTGTTTTCAGCTTCGACTTCTTTAGGCTTGGCTCTGGCCAACAAAAAGAAGGCCGATGTTTTGTATTTGGGTTTGGAAAACTTCTGGCTAATTTCCGGCGATCAATGGGAAACAAAGTGGAACAGTTCATGGGGTTCCGTTGAAATGCCGCATCTGCGTGTTCAGGAACTCGGCATCCAACCGACCTTGGGCATTAGTTTGAATGACTTCCACCGCTTTGATTTTTCAAAACAACAAGAAGGCTGGGAGCCAGGTCCGATGCTTTTAGGTCGCGGGCAAAAACTCACGCTCTTGGATCTTTGGTCGGAAAATACGAAGCTCACAAAACTGCACGGTTTGGAGGATCGTTTTTCCGCACAAGGTATTCAGCGTTTTAAAAATGCCCTTTTGGCTCTTTCCAAAGTCAGCCAAAGTCGCAATACCGACATCAATCATGTTACGAAGGAATTGCAAAGCCTCGCCTTTCAAAGATTGGCGATGGAAGCGGCTCTGCACCGTCGTAAAGAAAAAATGTTTGTCACGGGCCCCTTGGTATCCGTGTTTGCTAACGCGTTTAAAAAAGATCCGCACTCTATCATCGATACGAACGAATTTAGTGAATCCCAAGCCGTCGCGCTTTGTGGGTGGACCGCTTTGCAGGAGAATGCATGAGTTACCAAATCGAACTTTTTCACTCTCTTTTAAATGACTTTCTTGACGGCGAATCCGCTCTTCTGACTTTGGATG
This region of Bdellovibrio sp. 22V genomic DNA includes:
- the hisC gene encoding histidinol-phosphate transaminase, producing the protein MKISPEILNLVPYKPGKPISETQREYGLTTVYKLASNENPLGPSPKAMAAVKEALARQNLYPDPSHYELLQTISKEWGFPTKQLAIGNGSDELIDLLTRIFCEPKEGVLTSVAAFNAYEVSAQANRAAILRVPLTKDYRFDLPKIADYFFAHPEQNIRLIFVSNPNNPTGTFATKDEMEAFFEKVGNRDDVMIVFDEAYNEFVRDPQYVSAQKYINKYKNLIVLRTFSKIYGLAGFRLGAMIAPPEVVEVFNRVRKPFNVNDLAQVAANAALQDKEFIERSQQICWKGLDYFYKKLEELGLPYIPSQGNFVMFDTLRDAAKVNEALLRRGIIMRPLLNYGFKTHLRLSVGLEHENEAALQALAEVLKEIPPL
- the cmk gene encoding (d)CMP kinase, which translates into the protein MGMVITIDGPAASGKSSVSRELARRLGWNWVSTGAFYRGLAFAALQLQIDLDDVKALTELTHNPVWSVRMDEERTRVFFKDQDVTDLIAHEDVGNFASKVSHYPEVRKALLDKQRDCSNGPQGLVAEGRDCGTVVFPQAEAKVYLTASSEHRAARRAAELGLEHEDMVKAQQKRDHQDSTRKVAPMAVPEDAFVVDTTTMNLTQVVDKVVEFVKGKI
- a CDS encoding hydantoinase/oxoprolinase N-terminal domain-containing protein → MQNRFLLGVSVGESFAEYSFLSGSEPISQKRVYLSRENLKQSLQQFVSQHADKKLEHVFVSLRLPKKLLSFQLSGAVAHVTTEGFEHWLSLSGNTTFPLTNKDLLFAVRERTLADGTVEIPVETADLEAIAAKLQMMDCKKVCLHFLHSSTQPENALKAQQVLSEKGLEVFIPEKTDNPDEVSRWNKNALNATVSSVFSERKAEILSALEGVAKENIHFIDSQGQLFQEEPSRQIGSLFSASTSLGLALANKKKADVLYLGLENFWLISGDQWETKWNSSWGSVEMPHLRVQELGIQPTLGISLNDFHRFDFSKQQEGWEPGPMLLGRGQKLTLLDLWSENTKLTKLHGLEDRFSAQGIQRFKNALLALSKVSQSRNTDINHVTKELQSLAFQRLAMEAALHRRKEKMFVTGPLVSVFANAFKKDPHSIIDTNEFSESQAVALCGWTALQENA